One Panicum virgatum strain AP13 chromosome 9K, P.virgatum_v5, whole genome shotgun sequence genomic region harbors:
- the LOC120652960 gene encoding uncharacterized protein LOC120652960 — MGLFGKSTSKQTAKLKSLVKLAAARLAVARRPRLGRRSIARSDVGQLLSIGHLDRALLRAEQVIEEDNMLEALDVIELYCKILIEQAAQLEKPKECSEEIKEAAAGLMFASARCGELPELLDARAILADKFGRDFAAAAKEGALGVVDPTLVRKLSGERASLEQKRRLVKEIAAENNILLEFPEYPVQTHQVGRTSSQTNGHREREQLRNAPAREFVQENAAKTDRREVQRTQKSVDGKVNPSLAQLSVDEKVSTESKKYLDARMAAEAAFASASFAAMAARAAVELSRSESQGKGSRGGGYDKVAPVQAAAATEQGTAPPSWRPQKSPSPSPSWSDRSTVTSVGSDAAHKGKEVVFGQSDEEVDEEVAEDVVWPPPQLSRPSYRRAASTVGTGVGSGAGPWHGIAAGTRPFQDGAPHARPPHRRHATEFAGGNGHVHAPHDALGGQRGQYVTPPYRRNPAASTGTGRNSDAAAGGGAYESSAYVHQPYARVVSALERSNEHIARHEEVRRIGTDARVLQERVYGAAAPGQGHGPLNPDRRAISVRTRR, encoded by the exons ATGGGCCTCTTCGGCAAGAGCACCTCCAAGCAGACCGCCAAGCTCAAGTCCCTGGtcaagctcgccgccgcgcgcctcgccgtcgcccgccgcccgcgcctcggCCGCCGCTCCATCGCCCGCAGCGACGTCGGGCAGCTCCTCTCCATCGGCCACCTCGACCGCGCCCTCCTCCGC GCGGAGCAGGTGATCGAGGAGGACAACATGCTGGAGGCGCTGGACGTCATCGAGCTCTACTGCAAAATCCTCATCGAGCAGGCCGCGCAGCTGGAAAAACCCAA GGAATGCAGCGAGGAGatcaaggaggcggcggcggggctgatGTTCGCCTCCGCGCGGTGCGGCGAGCTGCCGGAGCTGCTGGACGCCCGCGCCATCCTGGCGGACAAGTTCGGCCGGGACTTCGCCGCGGCGGCCAAGGAGGGCGCCCTCGGCGTCGTCGACCCCACG TTGGTGCGGAAGTTGTCCGGCGAGAGGGCGAGCTTGGAGCAGAAGAGGAGGTTGGTCAAGGAGATCGCCGCCGAGAACAACATCTTGCTGGAGTTCCCTGAATACCCAGTACAAACTCACCAAGTTGGTCGCACATCTTCACAGACCAACGGCCATAGAGAAAGAGAACAATTGAGGAATGCCCCAGCAAGAGAATTTGTCCAGGAGAACGCTGCCAAGACGGATCGTCGTGAG GTGCAGCGGACGCAGAAGTCTGTTGATGGCAAGGTGAACCCGAGCCTTGCTCAGCTGAGCGTGGATGAGAAGGTGTCGACGGAATCCAAGAAGTACCTCGACGCCAggatggcggcggaggcggccttcGCGTCCGCGTCGTTCGCCGCGATGGCCGCCCGGGCTGCCGTCGAGCTGTCACGGTCGGAGTCCCAGGGGAAGGGATCGAGGGGTGGCGGCTACGACAAGGTGGCCCCGGtgcaggccgcggcggcgacggagcaagggacggcgccgccgtcgtggaGGCCGCAGAAGTCTCCGTCCCCGTCGCCCTCGTGGAGCGACAGGAGCACGGTGACCTCGGTCGGGTCGGACGCGGCGCATaaggggaaggaggtcgtgTTCGGCCAGAGCGACGAGGAAGTGGATGAAGAAGTGGCGGAGGACGTCGTCTGGCCACCGCCGCAGCTGAGCCGGCCATCCTACAGGAGGGCGGCCTCCACGGTGGGCACGGGCgtcggctccggcgccggcccgTGGCACGGGATAGCTGCCGGCACACGGCCGTTCCAGGACGGCGCGCCACACGCGCGCCCGCCGCACAGGAGGCACGCCACGGAGTTCGCCGGCGGGAACGGTCACGTGCACGCTCCCCACGACGCCCTGGGCGGCCAGCGCGGGCAGTACGTGACCCCGCCGTACAGGAGGAACCCGGCGGCCAGCACAGGCACGGGCAGGAacagcgacgccgccgccggcggcggcgcgtacgAGAGCTCGGCGTACGTGCACCAGCCTTACGCGAGGGTCGTGTCGGCGCTGGAGCGCAGCAACGAGCACATCGCGCGGCACGAGGAGGTGCGCCGGATCGGCACGGACGCGCGGGTGCTCCAGGAGCGGGTGtacggcgccgcggcgccggggcAGGGGCACGGGCCGCTGAACCCGGACAGGAGGGCCATCTCGGTGCGCACGCGGAGGTGA
- the LOC120652961 gene encoding trihelix transcription factor GT-1-like isoform X3, with protein MLLSGPPAAPTPPLLLPESSGEDGGHDSSSRAAAAAAAGSAPKRRAETWVRDETLCLIALRREMDAHFNTSKSNKHLWEAISARMRDQGFDRSPTMCTDKWRNLLKEFKKARSHARHNAGGGGGGAGGSGNAKMAYYKEIDDLLKRRGKESGSGGCVASGSGAGKSPTSNSKIESYLQFTTDNGFEDANIPFGPVEANGRSILSIDDRLEDVRHPLPLTAADAVATNGVNPWNWRDTSTNGGDNQGTFGGRVILVKWGDYTKRIGIDGTPEAIKEAIKSAFGLRTRRAFWLEDEDEVVRTLDRDMPIGAYTLHLDDGVTIKLCNANRMQTPEDKTFYTEEDFRDFLARRGWTFLREYGGYRNVESLDDLRRGAIYQGMRSLGD; from the exons ATGCTCCTCTCcggcccgccggcggcgcccaccccgccgctgctcctcccaGAGAgcagcggcgaggacggcggccacgactcctcctcccgcgccgccgcggcggcggcggcggggtcggcgcCGAAGAGGCGCGCGGAGACGTGGGTCCGGGACGAGACCCTCTGCTTGATCGCGCTGCGCCGCGAGATGGACGCCCACTTCAACACTTCCAAGTCCAACAAGCACCTGTGGGAGGCCATCTCCGCCCGGATGCGGGACCAAGGGTTCGACCGCTCCCCTACCATGTGCACAGACAAGTGGCGCAACCTTCTCAAGGAGTTCAAGAAGGCGCGCAGCCACGCGAGGCacaacgccggcggcggcggcggcggcgccggagggagCGGCAACGCCAAGATGGCGTACTACAAGGAGATCGACGACCTGCTCAAGCGCCGCGGGAAggagagcggcagcggcggctgcgTTGCCAGTGGCAGTGGCGCCGGGAAGAGCCCCACATCCAACTCCAAGATCGAGTCCTACCTACAGTTCACGACAGATAACG GCTTTGAAGATGCTAACATTCCCTTTGGTCCTGTTGAAG CAAATGGTAGATCGATACTGAGCATCGATGATCGTTTGGAGGATGTCAGGCATCCGCTTCCCTTGACAGCTGCTGATGCAGTTGCAACCAACGGTGTGAACCCTTGGAATTGGAGAGACACCTCAACTAATG GTGGAGATAATCAGGGCACTTTTGGCGGGAGAGTCATTTTAGTCAAGTGGGGTGATTACACTAAAAGAATAGGAATTGATGGTACTCCTGAAGCAATTAAGGAAGCCATCAAATCAGCATTTGGACTAAGAACAAGACGAGCTTTCTGgcttgaagatgaagatgaggtTGTTCGTACCTTGGATAGGGATATGCCAATTGGGGCATACACACTACATCTTGATGACG GGGTGACAATTAAACTCTGCAATGCAAACCGCATGCAGACCCCAGAAGACAAGACATTCTACACTGAAGAAGACTTCCGAGATTTCCTCGCACGGCGTGGTTGGACATTCCTCAGGGAATATGGTGGCTATAGGAACGTTGAAAGCCTGGATGATCTTCGTCGTGGCGCGATTTATCAGGGGATGCGGTCCCTCGGTGATTGA
- the LOC120652961 gene encoding trihelix transcription factor GT-1-like isoform X2 gives MLLSGPPAAPTPPLLLPESSGEDGGHDSSSRAAAAAAAGSAPKRRAETWVRDETLCLIALRREMDAHFNTSKSNKHLWEAISARMRDQGFDRSPTMCTDKWRNLLKEFKKARSHARHNAGGGGGGAGGSGNAKMAYYKEIDDLLKRRGKESGSGGCVASGSGAGKSPTSNSKIESYLQFTTDNGFEDANIPFGPVEANGRSILSIDDRLEDVRHPLPLTAADAVATNGVNPWNWRDTSTNASQVDEGALGEGLLPPADLAAGSSSLAIITNLGPGSARSRHFLELSTKRRVPDFARSGQHTARSSGGGDNQGTFGGRVILVKWGDYTKRIGIDGTPEAIKEAIKSAFGLRTRRAFWLEDEDEVVRTLDRDMPIGAYTLHLDDGVTIKLCNANRMQTPEDKTFYTEEDFRDFLARRGWTFLREYGGYRNVESLDDLRRGAIYQGMRSLGD, from the exons ATGCTCCTCTCcggcccgccggcggcgcccaccccgccgctgctcctcccaGAGAgcagcggcgaggacggcggccacgactcctcctcccgcgccgccgcggcggcggcggcggggtcggcgcCGAAGAGGCGCGCGGAGACGTGGGTCCGGGACGAGACCCTCTGCTTGATCGCGCTGCGCCGCGAGATGGACGCCCACTTCAACACTTCCAAGTCCAACAAGCACCTGTGGGAGGCCATCTCCGCCCGGATGCGGGACCAAGGGTTCGACCGCTCCCCTACCATGTGCACAGACAAGTGGCGCAACCTTCTCAAGGAGTTCAAGAAGGCGCGCAGCCACGCGAGGCacaacgccggcggcggcggcggcggcgccggagggagCGGCAACGCCAAGATGGCGTACTACAAGGAGATCGACGACCTGCTCAAGCGCCGCGGGAAggagagcggcagcggcggctgcgTTGCCAGTGGCAGTGGCGCCGGGAAGAGCCCCACATCCAACTCCAAGATCGAGTCCTACCTACAGTTCACGACAGATAACG GCTTTGAAGATGCTAACATTCCCTTTGGTCCTGTTGAAG CAAATGGTAGATCGATACTGAGCATCGATGATCGTTTGGAGGATGTCAGGCATCCGCTTCCCTTGACAGCTGCTGATGCAGTTGCAACCAACGGTGTGAACCCTTGGAATTGGAGAGACACCTCAACTAATG CTTCACAAGTTGACGAAGGTGCGCTTGGTGAAGGCTTGCTACCACCGGCTGATTTAGCTGCAGGGAGTTCGTCACTGGCTATCATCACAAATCTGGGGCCGGGGTCAGCAAGAAGCAGACACTTCCTGGAGCTGTCAACGAAGAGGAGAGTGCCCGATTTTGCAAGATCCGGACAGCACACTGCCAGATCTAGTGGCG GTGGAGATAATCAGGGCACTTTTGGCGGGAGAGTCATTTTAGTCAAGTGGGGTGATTACACTAAAAGAATAGGAATTGATGGTACTCCTGAAGCAATTAAGGAAGCCATCAAATCAGCATTTGGACTAAGAACAAGACGAGCTTTCTGgcttgaagatgaagatgaggtTGTTCGTACCTTGGATAGGGATATGCCAATTGGGGCATACACACTACATCTTGATGACG GGGTGACAATTAAACTCTGCAATGCAAACCGCATGCAGACCCCAGAAGACAAGACATTCTACACTGAAGAAGACTTCCGAGATTTCCTCGCACGGCGTGGTTGGACATTCCTCAGGGAATATGGTGGCTATAGGAACGTTGAAAGCCTGGATGATCTTCGTCGTGGCGCGATTTATCAGGGGATGCGGTCCCTCGGTGATTGA
- the LOC120652961 gene encoding trihelix transcription factor GT-1-like isoform X1 produces MLLSGPPAAPTPPLLLPESSGEDGGHDSSSRAAAAAAAGSAPKRRAETWVRDETLCLIALRREMDAHFNTSKSNKHLWEAISARMRDQGFDRSPTMCTDKWRNLLKEFKKARSHARHNAGGGGGGAGGSGNAKMAYYKEIDDLLKRRGKESGSGGCVASGSGAGKSPTSNSKIESYLQFTTDNGFEDANIPFGPVEANGRSILSIDDRLEDVRHPLPLTAADAVATNGVNPWNWRDTSTNEAASQVDEGALGEGLLPPADLAAGSSSLAIITNLGPGSARSRHFLELSTKRRVPDFARSGQHTARSSGGGDNQGTFGGRVILVKWGDYTKRIGIDGTPEAIKEAIKSAFGLRTRRAFWLEDEDEVVRTLDRDMPIGAYTLHLDDGVTIKLCNANRMQTPEDKTFYTEEDFRDFLARRGWTFLREYGGYRNVESLDDLRRGAIYQGMRSLGD; encoded by the exons ATGCTCCTCTCcggcccgccggcggcgcccaccccgccgctgctcctcccaGAGAgcagcggcgaggacggcggccacgactcctcctcccgcgccgccgcggcggcggcggcggggtcggcgcCGAAGAGGCGCGCGGAGACGTGGGTCCGGGACGAGACCCTCTGCTTGATCGCGCTGCGCCGCGAGATGGACGCCCACTTCAACACTTCCAAGTCCAACAAGCACCTGTGGGAGGCCATCTCCGCCCGGATGCGGGACCAAGGGTTCGACCGCTCCCCTACCATGTGCACAGACAAGTGGCGCAACCTTCTCAAGGAGTTCAAGAAGGCGCGCAGCCACGCGAGGCacaacgccggcggcggcggcggcggcgccggagggagCGGCAACGCCAAGATGGCGTACTACAAGGAGATCGACGACCTGCTCAAGCGCCGCGGGAAggagagcggcagcggcggctgcgTTGCCAGTGGCAGTGGCGCCGGGAAGAGCCCCACATCCAACTCCAAGATCGAGTCCTACCTACAGTTCACGACAGATAACG GCTTTGAAGATGCTAACATTCCCTTTGGTCCTGTTGAAG CAAATGGTAGATCGATACTGAGCATCGATGATCGTTTGGAGGATGTCAGGCATCCGCTTCCCTTGACAGCTGCTGATGCAGTTGCAACCAACGGTGTGAACCCTTGGAATTGGAGAGACACCTCAACTAATG AAGCAGCTTCACAAGTTGACGAAGGTGCGCTTGGTGAAGGCTTGCTACCACCGGCTGATTTAGCTGCAGGGAGTTCGTCACTGGCTATCATCACAAATCTGGGGCCGGGGTCAGCAAGAAGCAGACACTTCCTGGAGCTGTCAACGAAGAGGAGAGTGCCCGATTTTGCAAGATCCGGACAGCACACTGCCAGATCTAGTGGCG GTGGAGATAATCAGGGCACTTTTGGCGGGAGAGTCATTTTAGTCAAGTGGGGTGATTACACTAAAAGAATAGGAATTGATGGTACTCCTGAAGCAATTAAGGAAGCCATCAAATCAGCATTTGGACTAAGAACAAGACGAGCTTTCTGgcttgaagatgaagatgaggtTGTTCGTACCTTGGATAGGGATATGCCAATTGGGGCATACACACTACATCTTGATGACG GGGTGACAATTAAACTCTGCAATGCAAACCGCATGCAGACCCCAGAAGACAAGACATTCTACACTGAAGAAGACTTCCGAGATTTCCTCGCACGGCGTGGTTGGACATTCCTCAGGGAATATGGTGGCTATAGGAACGTTGAAAGCCTGGATGATCTTCGTCGTGGCGCGATTTATCAGGGGATGCGGTCCCTCGGTGATTGA
- the LOC120648196 gene encoding uncharacterized protein LOC120648196 — protein sequence MGFFHRKTSKQTSKVKKLLQLALSRLAISRRPLLARKSISRGDVGQLLALGHLHRALLRAEQAIEEDSMLQAFDIIELNCKCLIEHAAKLDKPQECSEDIREAAAGIMFAARWCGDLPELLLARIILEDKFGSDFAAAAKEGTGIVDPMLVWKLSGDRTNMELKKKVTKEIATENNILVDFLELQEAVKQDGNRNGSHC from the exons ATGGGCTTCTTCCACAGGAAGACCTCAAAGCAGACCTCGAAGGTGAAGAAGCTCCTCCAGCTCGCCTTATCCCGCCTCGCCATTTCCAGGCGCCCCCTCCTTGCTCGCAAGTCGATCTCCCGCGGTGATGTCGGCCAGCTCCTCGCGCTCGGCCACCTCCACCGTGCTCTCCTTCGC GCAGAGCAGGCGATAGAGGAGGACAGCATGCTGCAGGCGTTCGACATCATTGAGCTCAACTGCAAGTGCCTCATTGAGCATGCCGCGAAATTAGACAAGCCACA GGAGTGCAGCGAGGACATTAGGGAGGCGGCAGCAGGGATCATGTTCGCAGCCAGGTGGTGCGGCGACCTGCCAGAGCTGCTGCTCGCGCGCATCatcctcgaagacaagttcggcAGTGATTTCGCTGCGGCCGCGAAGGAGGGAACCGGAATCGTCGATCCCATG TTGGTGTGGAAGTTGTCTGGCGACAGAACGAACATGGAGCTGAAGAAAAAGGTGACCAAAGAGATCGCCACCGAGAACAATATCCTGGTGGATTTCTTGGAGCTCCAGGAAGCGGTGAAGCAAGACGGCAATCGCAATGGATCACACTGTTAA